The following proteins are encoded in a genomic region of Takifugu flavidus isolate HTHZ2018 chromosome 3, ASM371156v2, whole genome shotgun sequence:
- the rab1ba gene encoding zRAB1B, member RAS oncogene family a, protein MNPEYDYLFKLLLIGDSGVGKSCLLLRFADDTYTESYISTIGVDFKIRTIELDGKTIKLQIWDTAGQERFRTITSSYYRGAHGIIVVYDVTDQESYNNVKQWLQEIDRYASENVNKLLVGNKCDLTTKKVVDYTTAKEFADSLAIPFLETSAKNATNVEQAFMTMAAEIKKRMGPGATAGGDKPNLKIDSTPVRQSGGGCC, encoded by the exons ATGAATCCTGAATA TGATTATCTGTTTAAGCTCCTGCTGATTGGGGACTCTGGCGTAGGAAAGTCCTGCCTGCTGCTGCGCTTCGCA GATGACACCTACACTGAGAGCTACATCAGCACCATCGGGGTGGATTTCAAGATCCGCACCATCGAGCTGGACGGGAAGACCATCAAACTGCAGATC TGGGATACTGCAGGTCAGGAGCGGTTTCGTACCATCACTTCCAGTTACTACCGTGGAGCACACGGCATCATAGTGGTGTATGACGTGACGGATCAG GAGTCGTACAACAATGTGaagcagtggctgcaggagatcGACCGCTATGCTAGTGAAAATGTTAACAAGCTTCTAGTGGGCAACAAGTGTGACCTCACTACCAAGAAGGTGGTGGACTACACAACAGCCAAG GAGTTTGCAGACTCTCTGGCCATCCCGTTCTTGGAGACCAGTGCCAAAAATGCCACCAATGTAGAGCAGGCCTTCATGACCATGGCGGCTGAGATCAAAAAGCGCATGGGGCCAGGAGCCACAGCTGGGGGCGACAAACCCAACCTTAAGATCGACAGCACCCCCGTCAGGCAgtctggaggaggctgctgTTAG